In Streptomyces ambofaciens ATCC 23877, a single genomic region encodes these proteins:
- a CDS encoding urease accessory protein UreD, whose product MDGMTAPAGVRARAHVLARGDGRGGTALPVLEGEGPLTVRRTRGSGAEARVVLVGAMSGPLGGDHFTVTAEAAPGARLRVGSAAATLALPGQGKAGARYDVRLTVGEDAELHWLPEQLISAHGSDLRVTTCVDLAATARLLLREEQVLGRSGEQPGRLTSRLTVRIDGRSVLDQELACGPGAPGGWDGPAGLAGHRAVGQLVVARPEFATAPPAARVLAGGAAVMPLAGPCALVTAVASDALRLRRLLDEALASLD is encoded by the coding sequence ATGGACGGCATGACCGCGCCGGCCGGCGTGCGGGCGAGGGCGCACGTCCTCGCCCGCGGTGACGGGCGCGGCGGCACCGCCCTGCCGGTGCTGGAGGGGGAGGGGCCGCTCACCGTGCGGCGGACCCGGGGGAGCGGGGCCGAGGCGCGGGTCGTGCTGGTCGGTGCCATGAGCGGGCCGCTCGGCGGCGACCACTTCACGGTGACCGCCGAGGCGGCCCCGGGTGCCCGGCTGCGGGTCGGCTCGGCCGCCGCCACCCTGGCACTGCCGGGGCAGGGCAAGGCGGGCGCCCGCTACGACGTCCGGCTCACCGTCGGCGAGGACGCGGAACTGCACTGGCTTCCCGAGCAGTTGATCTCCGCCCACGGCAGTGACCTGCGCGTCACCACATGCGTCGACCTCGCGGCCACGGCCCGGCTCCTGCTGCGTGAGGAGCAGGTCCTCGGGCGGTCCGGCGAGCAACCGGGGCGGCTCACCAGCCGTCTGACCGTACGGATCGACGGCCGGAGCGTCCTCGACCAGGAGCTGGCCTGCGGGCCCGGCGCCCCGGGCGGCTGGGACGGCCCCGCCGGTCTGGCGGGACACCGTGCCGTCGGCCAGCTCGTCGTCGCCCGCCCGGAGTTCGCGACCGCTCCACCGGCGGCCCGCGTCCTCGCCGGGGGCGCGGCCGTCATGCCGCTCGCCGGACCGTGCGCGCTGGTGACGGCGGTGGCCTCGGACGCGCTGCGGCTCAGGCGTCTGCTGGACGAGGCACTGGCCTCGCTGGACTGA
- a CDS encoding NAD-dependent epimerase/dehydratase family protein, with product MTRAVVIGATGQIGRPAVEALARDGWEVTAVSRGGERDGDWPGDVRVVRADREDDAALSAAVGDGCDVLVDVVAFGEGHARQLVSLAGRVGSAVVISSVSVYEDDKGRNFDTQGEPDGFPEYPVPITEEQRTVRPGDSSYSTRKAALERELLAAGDRLPVTLLRAGAVHGPHCRTPRELYFVKRALDGRRRRVLAHGGASRFHPASVHTIAELIRLAAPRPGTRVLNAVDSEAPTVAEIAAAIDAVMGVETEDVLMDGPPAAGGVGGTPWSVPFPVVCDMSAAERQLGYRPVVRYADTLPETVAWIEGQLAARDWREAYPKMVRAYGDLFDYAAEDAWAAARRA from the coding sequence ATGACACGAGCTGTGGTGATCGGGGCGACGGGGCAGATCGGACGGCCGGCCGTGGAGGCGCTGGCCCGGGACGGCTGGGAGGTGACGGCCGTCTCGCGGGGCGGGGAACGGGACGGGGACTGGCCCGGGGACGTTCGCGTGGTGCGGGCCGACCGGGAGGACGACGCGGCCCTGTCGGCGGCGGTCGGTGACGGCTGCGACGTGCTGGTGGACGTGGTGGCCTTCGGGGAGGGTCACGCACGGCAGTTGGTCTCGCTCGCCGGGCGGGTCGGCTCCGCCGTGGTGATCTCCAGTGTGTCGGTCTACGAGGACGACAAGGGCCGTAACTTCGACACGCAGGGCGAGCCCGACGGCTTCCCCGAGTACCCGGTGCCGATCACCGAGGAGCAGCGCACGGTCCGGCCGGGCGACTCCTCGTACAGCACCCGCAAGGCGGCGCTGGAGCGTGAACTGCTCGCGGCGGGCGACCGGTTGCCGGTCACGCTGCTGCGCGCGGGCGCGGTGCACGGGCCGCACTGCCGGACCCCGCGCGAGCTGTACTTCGTCAAGCGCGCCCTCGACGGCCGGCGCCGGCGCGTCCTCGCCCACGGCGGTGCGAGCCGCTTCCACCCCGCGAGCGTGCACACCATCGCCGAGCTGATCCGGCTGGCCGCTCCACGGCCGGGCACACGCGTGTTGAACGCGGTCGATTCCGAGGCCCCGACGGTGGCGGAGATCGCGGCGGCGATCGACGCGGTGATGGGTGTGGAGACCGAGGACGTACTGATGGACGGCCCGCCGGCCGCCGGCGGCGTGGGCGGCACGCCCTGGTCGGTGCCCTTCCCGGTGGTGTGCGACATGAGCGCGGCCGAGCGACAGCTGGGATACCGGCCGGTGGTCCGCTACGCCGACACGCTGCCGGAGACGGTGGCCTGGATCGAGGGGCAACTGGCCGCACGGGACTGGCGGGAGGCGTACCCGAAGATGGTCCGGGCGTACGGCGACCTCTTCGACTACGCGGCGGAGGACGCCTGGGCGGCGGCGCGGCGGGCGTGA
- a CDS encoding type II toxin-antitoxin system Phd/YefM family antitoxin → MAYEIPVTQARAELADLINRVVYGGERVVVTRHGKPLVALVSAADLERLEGLREPAGDQVVGALSRVHDTAAATPREPHRFGIAAEHRGPNPA, encoded by the coding sequence ATGGCCTACGAGATTCCGGTGACGCAAGCCAGGGCTGAGCTCGCCGACCTGATCAACCGGGTCGTGTACGGCGGTGAACGGGTCGTCGTGACGCGGCACGGCAAGCCTCTCGTCGCCCTGGTCTCCGCCGCCGACCTCGAGCGGCTGGAGGGCCTCAGGGAACCGGCGGGGGACCAGGTGGTCGGCGCGCTCTCCCGTGTCCACGACACCGCCGCCGCCACGCCCCGTGAGCCTCACCGCTTCGGCATCGCGGCGGAACACCGGGGGCCGAACCCGGCGTAG
- a CDS encoding urease subunit gamma: MQLTPHEQERLLIHVAADVAEKRRARGVKLNHPEVVALITSHILEGARDGRTVSELMASGRKVLQRDEVMEGVPEMIHDVQVEATFPDGTKLVTVHDPII, translated from the coding sequence GTGCAGCTGACCCCGCACGAGCAGGAGAGACTGCTCATTCATGTGGCCGCCGACGTGGCGGAGAAGCGCCGCGCGCGAGGCGTGAAGCTCAACCATCCCGAGGTCGTCGCGCTGATCACCTCGCACATCCTCGAAGGTGCCCGAGACGGTCGCACGGTCAGCGAACTCATGGCTTCCGGCCGCAAGGTGCTCCAGCGCGACGAGGTCATGGAGGGCGTCCCGGAGATGATCCACGACGTGCAGGTCGAGGCCACCTTCCCCGACGGCACCAAGCTGGTCACCGTCCACGATCCGATCATCTGA
- a CDS encoding lysophospholipid acyltransferase family protein, giving the protein MFYYVLKYVLLGPLLRLLFRPRIEGLDHVPASGAAIIAGNHLSFADHFLMPAVLRRRITFLAKAEYFTGPGIKGRLTAFFFRSAGQIPVDRSGKEAGRAAIREGLGVLGKDELLGIYPEGTRSHDGRLYKGKVGVAVMALRAGAPVVPCAMIGTFEAQPPGRKIPKLHPVVIRFGEPLDFSRYAGMEGEKAVLRAITDEIMYAVLTLSGQEYVDRYAADVKAEEARKAAKGPRIPRLPHR; this is encoded by the coding sequence GTGTTCTACTACGTGCTCAAATACGTGCTGCTGGGGCCCCTGCTGAGACTGCTCTTCCGTCCCCGGATCGAGGGCCTGGACCACGTACCGGCGTCCGGGGCGGCCATCATCGCGGGCAACCACCTCTCCTTCGCGGACCACTTCCTGATGCCGGCGGTGCTCAGGCGCCGCATCACGTTCCTCGCCAAGGCCGAGTACTTCACCGGCCCCGGTATCAAGGGCCGGCTGACCGCGTTCTTCTTCCGCAGCGCCGGGCAGATCCCCGTCGACCGCTCCGGCAAGGAGGCGGGCCGGGCCGCGATCCGCGAGGGACTCGGTGTGCTGGGCAAGGACGAACTGCTCGGCATCTACCCGGAGGGCACCCGCTCGCACGACGGCCGGCTGTACAAGGGGAAGGTGGGCGTCGCGGTGATGGCGCTCAGGGCCGGGGCTCCGGTCGTGCCGTGCGCGATGATCGGCACCTTCGAGGCCCAGCCACCGGGCCGGAAGATCCCGAAGCTGCACCCCGTGGTGATCCGTTTCGGCGAGCCCCTGGACTTCTCCCGCTACGCCGGGATGGAGGGCGAGAAGGCCGTGCTGCGCGCCATCACCGACGAGATCATGTACGCCGTACTGACGTTGTCCGGACAGGAGTACGTCGACCGGTACGCGGCCGACGTCAAGGCCGAGGAGGCGCGGAAGGCGGCCAAGGGGCCGAGGATCCCACGGCTGCCGCACCGCTAG
- a CDS encoding urease subunit alpha — MPELTRPAYADLFGPTTGDRIRLADTDLLVEIEEDRSGGPGRSGDEAVFGGGKVLRESMGQSRTTRAEGAPDTVITGAVVIDHWGVVKADVGIRDGRITGIGKSGNPDTMDGVHPDLVIGPETEVIAGNGKILTAGGIDTHVHFIAPAAVDEALASGVTTLIGGGTGPAEGSKATTVTPGSWHLARMFAALESSPVNIGFLGKGSTMSKESMRDQLRAGILGFKIHEDWGATPAVISACLDVCEESGVQLAVHTDTLNEAGFVGDTFDAIAGRTLHAFHVEGAGGGHAPDMITAVSLPNMLPASTNPTRPHTVNTVEEHLDMLMVCHHLNPAVPEDLAFAESRIRPSTIAAEDILHDMGAISIMASDAQAMGRIGEVILRTWQTAHVMKRRRGFLPGDTRADNLRARRYVAKYTINPAVAQGIEHVVGSVETGKLADLVLWDPRFFGVKPQLVLKGGQIAYAQMGDANASIPTPQPVLPRPMFGAHGTAPAANSVGFVARAAIEDGLPERLGLGRELVPIRSTRGRTKADMRENDALPRVEVAADSFAVTIDGELVEPAPAVELPLAQRYFLF; from the coding sequence ATGCCTGAACTGACCCGCCCCGCCTACGCGGACCTGTTCGGCCCCACCACCGGCGACCGTATCCGCCTCGCCGACACCGACCTCCTCGTCGAGATCGAGGAGGACCGCTCCGGCGGGCCCGGCCGCTCCGGTGACGAGGCCGTCTTCGGCGGCGGCAAGGTGCTGCGCGAGTCCATGGGCCAGTCGCGCACCACCCGCGCCGAAGGCGCCCCCGACACGGTGATCACCGGAGCCGTGGTCATCGACCACTGGGGTGTCGTCAAGGCCGACGTCGGCATCCGCGACGGCCGCATCACCGGCATCGGCAAGTCCGGCAACCCGGACACCATGGACGGCGTCCACCCCGACCTCGTCATCGGCCCCGAGACGGAGGTCATCGCCGGCAACGGCAAGATCCTCACCGCCGGCGGCATCGACACGCACGTCCACTTCATCGCACCGGCCGCCGTCGACGAGGCCCTCGCCTCCGGCGTCACCACCCTCATCGGCGGCGGCACCGGCCCCGCCGAGGGCAGCAAGGCGACCACGGTCACCCCCGGTTCCTGGCACCTCGCGCGGATGTTCGCGGCCCTGGAGTCGAGCCCCGTCAACATCGGCTTCCTCGGCAAGGGCAGCACCATGTCCAAGGAGTCGATGCGCGACCAACTGCGCGCGGGCATCCTCGGCTTCAAGATCCATGAGGACTGGGGTGCCACCCCCGCCGTGATCTCCGCCTGCCTCGACGTCTGCGAGGAGTCCGGCGTCCAGCTCGCCGTCCACACGGACACCCTCAACGAAGCCGGGTTCGTCGGCGACACCTTCGACGCCATCGCGGGACGCACGCTGCACGCCTTCCACGTCGAGGGTGCCGGCGGCGGCCACGCGCCGGACATGATCACGGCCGTGTCGCTGCCGAACATGCTCCCCGCGTCCACCAACCCGACCCGGCCGCACACCGTCAACACCGTCGAGGAGCACCTCGACATGCTGATGGTCTGCCACCACCTGAACCCCGCGGTCCCCGAGGACCTCGCCTTCGCGGAGTCCCGCATCCGGCCCAGCACCATCGCGGCCGAGGACATCCTGCACGACATGGGGGCCATCTCCATCATGGCCTCGGACGCCCAGGCCATGGGCCGCATCGGGGAGGTGATCCTGCGGACCTGGCAGACCGCGCACGTGATGAAGCGGCGCCGCGGCTTCCTGCCCGGCGACACCCGCGCCGACAACCTGCGCGCCCGCCGCTACGTGGCCAAGTACACCATCAACCCCGCCGTGGCCCAGGGCATCGAGCACGTGGTCGGCTCGGTGGAGACGGGCAAGCTCGCCGACCTGGTGCTGTGGGACCCCCGGTTCTTCGGCGTGAAACCGCAGCTCGTCCTCAAGGGAGGGCAGATCGCGTACGCGCAGATGGGTGACGCCAACGCCTCCATCCCCACCCCCCAACCGGTGCTGCCACGACCGATGTTCGGAGCCCACGGGACGGCTCCGGCCGCCAACTCGGTCGGCTTCGTCGCCCGGGCCGCCATCGAGGACGGGTTGCCGGAACGCCTCGGACTCGGCCGGGAACTCGTGCCCATCCGCTCGACCCGTGGCCGCACCAAGGCCGACATGCGGGAGAACGACGCCCTGCCGCGCGTCGAGGTGGCCGCGGACTCCTTCGCGGTGACCATCGACGGCGAGCTCGTCGAACCCGCACCCGCCGTCGAACTGCCGCTCGCGCAGCGGTACTTCCTGTTCTGA
- the ureG gene encoding urease accessory protein UreG produces MHLDHHHETPAVSADARRPDGSRRALRIGLGGPVGSGKTATVAALCRALREELSLAVVTNDIYTREDAEFLLREAVLPPERISAVETGACPHTAIRDDISANLEAVEDLEDEVGPLDLVLVESGGDNLTATFSRGLVDAQIFVIDVAGGDDIPRKGGPGVTTADLLIVNKTDLAPYVGSDLARMAADAKAQRGELPVVLQSLRGEDGVREVADWVRARITAWTA; encoded by the coding sequence ATGCACCTCGACCACCACCACGAGACGCCCGCCGTCTCTGCCGACGCCAGGCGGCCCGACGGCAGTCGCCGCGCCCTGCGGATCGGGCTCGGCGGGCCGGTCGGCTCGGGGAAGACCGCCACCGTCGCCGCGCTCTGCCGGGCCCTGCGCGAGGAGCTGTCCCTCGCCGTCGTCACCAACGACATCTACACCCGAGAGGACGCCGAGTTCCTGCTCCGCGAGGCGGTGCTGCCGCCGGAACGGATCAGCGCCGTGGAGACCGGCGCCTGCCCGCACACCGCCATCCGGGACGACATCTCGGCCAACCTCGAAGCGGTGGAGGACCTGGAGGACGAGGTCGGTCCGCTGGACCTCGTCCTGGTGGAGTCCGGGGGCGACAACCTCACCGCCACCTTCTCCAGGGGACTGGTCGACGCCCAGATCTTCGTGATCGACGTCGCCGGCGGTGACGACATCCCGCGCAAGGGCGGGCCGGGCGTCACCACCGCCGACCTGCTGATCGTCAACAAGACCGACCTCGCGCCGTACGTCGGCTCGGACCTGGCGCGGATGGCCGCCGACGCGAAGGCCCAGCGCGGTGAACTGCCGGTCGTCCTCCAGTCGCTGCGCGGGGAGGACGGCGTCCGGGAGGTCGCCGACTGGGTGCGGGCCCGGATCACCGCATGGACGGCATGA
- a CDS encoding urease accessory protein UreF — MSRAALLVLADGRFPAGGHAHSGGAEAAVRAGRITDAASLEDFCRGRLHTSGSVAASLAAATALGVDPVELDRAADARTPSPALRGVARRLGRQLMRAARATWPHPELDALAGRFPKGAHQPVVLGLTARAAGLGPLDAAYCSLYEGVSGPATAVVRLLSLDPFDATGVLARLAPELDRVAQDAVEAARAAVTDGVDVLPARSSPVLEIAAETHAAWPTRLFAS; from the coding sequence ATGAGCCGTGCAGCACTGCTCGTCCTCGCGGACGGCCGCTTCCCCGCCGGAGGGCACGCCCACTCCGGCGGGGCGGAGGCCGCCGTCCGGGCGGGCCGCATCACCGACGCCGCGAGCCTGGAGGACTTCTGCCGGGGGCGGCTGCACACGAGCGGAAGCGTCGCGGCCTCCCTCGCCGCGGCCACGGCCCTCGGCGTGGACCCCGTCGAGCTCGACCGGGCCGCGGACGCCCGTACCCCGTCGCCCGCCCTGCGCGGGGTGGCGCGCCGCCTCGGACGGCAGCTGATGCGGGCCGCGCGGGCGACCTGGCCGCACCCCGAACTCGACGCGCTGGCAGGACGGTTCCCCAAGGGCGCACACCAGCCCGTCGTCCTCGGTCTGACCGCCCGCGCGGCCGGACTCGGGCCCCTGGACGCGGCGTACTGCTCCCTCTACGAGGGGGTGAGCGGACCGGCCACCGCCGTGGTGCGGCTGCTCAGCCTCGATCCGTTCGACGCGACGGGCGTGCTGGCGCGACTCGCTCCCGAGCTGGACCGGGTGGCACAGGACGCCGTGGAGGCGGCGCGCGCCGCGGTGACCGACGGGGTCGACGTGCTGCCCGCGCGGTCCTCGCCGGTGCTGGAGATCGCGGCTGAGACGCATGCCGCTTGGCCGACGCGGTTGTTCGCCTCGTAG
- a CDS encoding urease subunit beta: MIPGEILFADAPVAFNEGCEITRLTVLNTADRPVQVGSHYHFAEANPGLDLDRAAAHGKRLNISAGTAVRFEPGIPVDVELVPLAGARVVMGLRGATGGALDA; this comes from the coding sequence ATGATTCCCGGAGAGATCCTCTTCGCCGACGCGCCGGTCGCCTTCAACGAGGGGTGCGAGATCACCCGCCTGACCGTGCTCAACACCGCCGACCGGCCCGTCCAGGTCGGGTCCCACTACCACTTCGCCGAGGCGAACCCCGGCCTCGACCTCGACCGCGCCGCGGCCCACGGCAAGCGGCTCAACATCTCCGCCGGCACCGCCGTCCGGTTCGAGCCCGGCATCCCCGTCGACGTGGAACTCGTCCCCCTGGCGGGGGCCCGCGTCGTCATGGGGCTGCGCGGGGCGACCGGAGGTGCCCTCGATGCCTGA
- a CDS encoding alpha/beta hydrolase, whose amino-acid sequence MRNSRLGRRTAAFGTAGALVTATLIAGAVAAPTASAGPAAGHAKGWDREARGTAIAAARAAKAGIDWQDCPADWNLPKPIQCGYVTVPLDYAEPFGKQIKIAVDRIGNTGTKSERQGALLYNPGGPGGSGLRFPARVTSKSAVWADTAEAYDFVGFDPRGVGKSAPISCVDPQEFVKAPKMDPVPGSEADKLAQRKLARAYAEGCLERSGEMLPHMTTPNTARDLDVVRAALGERKLNFLGVSYGTYLGAVYGTLFPDHVRRMVVDSVVNPSRDKIWYQANLDQDVAFEKRWKDWQDWVAENDAAFHLGDTRAEVQQRWLELRAAAAKEPLGGLVGPAELISFFQSAPYYDSAWVPVATVFSKYAAGDTQALVDAAAPDLTDTAGNASAENGNAVYTAVECADAPWPTDWQTWDRDNTRLHRDHPFMTWANAWMNLPCATWPVKQHTPVDVKTGKGLPPVLIVQSERDAATPYGGAVELHQRFKGSRLITERDAGSHGVTGLVNPCVNDRVDTYLLTGKVDAGDVTCAPHATPKP is encoded by the coding sequence TTGAGGAACAGCAGACTGGGGCGGAGGACGGCGGCGTTCGGCACGGCCGGAGCGCTCGTCACCGCCACGCTGATAGCCGGCGCCGTCGCGGCGCCCACCGCGAGCGCCGGCCCGGCCGCCGGCCACGCGAAGGGCTGGGACCGCGAGGCCCGCGGGACCGCGATCGCCGCGGCCCGTGCGGCGAAGGCCGGCATCGACTGGCAGGACTGCCCCGCCGACTGGAACCTGCCCAAGCCGATCCAGTGCGGTTACGTCACGGTGCCGCTCGACTACGCCGAGCCGTTCGGCAAGCAGATCAAGATCGCCGTCGACCGCATCGGCAACACCGGCACGAAGTCCGAGCGCCAGGGTGCTCTCCTCTACAACCCCGGCGGACCCGGCGGCTCCGGGCTGCGCTTCCCGGCCCGCGTCACGAGCAAGAGCGCCGTCTGGGCCGACACGGCCGAGGCGTACGACTTCGTGGGCTTCGACCCGCGCGGTGTCGGCAAGTCCGCGCCCATCTCCTGCGTCGACCCGCAGGAGTTCGTGAAGGCGCCCAAGATGGACCCGGTGCCCGGCTCCGAGGCCGACAAGCTCGCGCAGCGCAAGCTGGCCCGCGCGTACGCCGAGGGCTGCCTCGAGCGCAGCGGCGAGATGCTCCCGCACATGACCACGCCGAACACCGCGCGCGACCTGGACGTCGTCCGCGCCGCGCTCGGCGAGCGGAAGCTCAACTTCCTCGGCGTCTCCTACGGCACCTACCTCGGCGCCGTCTACGGCACCCTCTTCCCGGACCACGTCCGGCGGATGGTCGTCGACAGCGTCGTCAACCCGTCCCGCGACAAGATCTGGTACCAGGCCAACCTGGACCAGGACGTGGCGTTCGAGAAGCGCTGGAAGGACTGGCAGGACTGGGTCGCGGAGAACGACGCCGCCTTCCACCTCGGGGACACCCGCGCCGAGGTCCAGCAGCGGTGGCTCGAACTGCGCGCCGCCGCGGCGAAGGAGCCCCTGGGCGGGTTGGTCGGCCCGGCCGAGCTGATCTCCTTCTTCCAGAGCGCCCCGTACTACGACTCCGCGTGGGTGCCGGTCGCGACGGTCTTCAGCAAGTACGCCGCCGGTGACACCCAGGCCCTCGTGGACGCCGCCGCCCCCGACCTCACCGACACCGCGGGCAACGCCTCCGCGGAGAACGGCAACGCCGTCTACACCGCCGTCGAGTGCGCCGACGCCCCGTGGCCCACCGACTGGCAGACCTGGGACCGGGACAACACCCGGCTGCACCGCGACCACCCGTTCATGACCTGGGCCAACGCCTGGATGAACCTGCCGTGCGCGACCTGGCCCGTCAAGCAGCACACCCCGGTGGACGTGAAGACCGGCAAGGGCCTGCCGCCCGTGCTCATCGTGCAGTCCGAGCGGGACGCGGCCACCCCCTACGGCGGCGCCGTCGAACTGCACCAGCGGTTCAAGGGATCGCGCCTGATCACCGAGCGGGACGCCGGATCGCACGGGGTCACCGGCCTGGTCAACCCGTGCGTCAACGACCGGGTCGACACCTACCTGCTCACCGGCAAGGTGGACGCCGGGGACGTGACCTGCGCGCCCCACGCCACGCCCAAGCCGTAG
- a CDS encoding TetR/AcrR family transcriptional regulator yields MARVSQEHLDARRRQILDGAALCFARNGFHATSMQDVLKEVDLSAGAVYRYFSGKEQLIEAIVTDVMGVIRDVYERAALESPPPMPDELIARTVAHMERERPALTDDGEWLFPRLMIHAWTETRRNDELAALLAEGFAAVTAAWVKVVVRYQESGMMPGDVDPEAVARTLMATVQGFGVQHVLFGGFSPDSLRAGVRALTGMREAAGGIGNQSVKSG; encoded by the coding sequence ATGGCCCGCGTATCCCAGGAACACCTCGACGCCCGCCGCCGGCAGATCCTCGACGGCGCCGCCCTCTGCTTCGCCCGCAACGGGTTCCACGCCACGTCGATGCAGGACGTGCTGAAGGAGGTCGACCTGTCCGCGGGGGCCGTCTACCGCTACTTCAGTGGCAAGGAGCAGTTGATCGAGGCCATCGTCACCGACGTCATGGGCGTCATCCGTGACGTCTACGAGCGCGCCGCGCTGGAGAGCCCGCCGCCGATGCCCGACGAGCTGATCGCCCGGACCGTGGCGCACATGGAGCGGGAGCGGCCGGCGCTCACGGACGACGGGGAGTGGCTGTTCCCGCGGCTCATGATCCACGCCTGGACGGAGACGCGGCGCAACGACGAGCTGGCGGCCCTGCTGGCGGAGGGCTTCGCCGCGGTCACCGCCGCCTGGGTGAAGGTGGTGGTCCGCTACCAGGAAAGCGGCATGATGCCCGGCGACGTCGATCCGGAGGCCGTGGCCCGGACGCTGATGGCCACGGTGCAGGGCTTCGGGGTCCAGCACGTGCTCTTCGGCGGCTTCTCCCCCGACTCGCTCCGGGCGGGCGTGCGGGCGCTGACGGGCATGCGAGAGGCCGCCGGCGGCATCGGTAATCAGTCGGTCAAATCCGGGTGA
- a CDS encoding helix-turn-helix domain-containing protein has translation MPTTESIVERDPLGHWQEAVSRALVPSHVTGRDGRPPGGRITAASLGAVRLCAVEGDAQRLTRTSAHIAHARGASEAFLVIGVLTSGTATLMQDGRHASVDEGDLMFYDTSRPYAVDHPGRFACSLVLLPRGALLLPDEQVRRVTGSAVTASRGVAAVLAPFLASLVSSAPACPPAVAAHLAAAVVDLATTLVADRTAHALPGPDTGRERLVRCIREHIDHHLPDPALSPQSVARAHHISVRYLHRLFEEEGVTVRRLIQRRRLEESARELARGGTTAPTVASVARRWGFVSPAHFSRAFRGLYGHSPREWRGLRTAHAGDAGRGARPAPGISVG, from the coding sequence ATGCCGACGACCGAGTCGATCGTTGAGCGCGACCCGCTCGGCCACTGGCAGGAGGCCGTGAGCAGAGCCCTGGTCCCGTCACACGTCACCGGGCGCGACGGCCGTCCCCCCGGGGGCCGGATCACCGCGGCCTCCCTGGGAGCCGTGCGGCTGTGCGCGGTCGAGGGCGACGCGCAGCGCCTGACGCGCACCTCGGCCCACATCGCCCACGCGCGCGGTGCCTCGGAGGCGTTCCTGGTGATCGGCGTGCTGACGTCCGGCACGGCCACCCTGATGCAGGACGGCCGGCACGCGAGCGTGGACGAGGGGGACCTGATGTTCTACGACACGTCCCGACCGTACGCGGTGGACCATCCGGGGCGGTTCGCGTGCAGTCTCGTGCTCCTCCCCCGTGGTGCGCTGCTCCTGCCGGACGAACAGGTCCGCCGGGTCACCGGCAGCGCCGTCACGGCGTCGCGGGGCGTGGCCGCCGTGCTCGCGCCCTTCCTGGCCTCCCTGGTCTCCTCGGCCCCGGCGTGCCCGCCGGCCGTCGCGGCCCACCTGGCCGCCGCGGTCGTCGACCTCGCCACCACGCTGGTGGCCGACCGGACCGCACACGCCCTGCCGGGGCCGGACACCGGGCGCGAGCGGCTGGTGCGGTGCATCCGCGAGCACATCGACCACCACCTGCCGGACCCCGCCCTGTCCCCGCAGTCGGTCGCGCGCGCGCACCACATCTCCGTGCGCTACCTGCACCGGCTCTTCGAGGAGGAGGGCGTCACCGTGCGGCGGCTCATCCAGCGGCGCCGACTGGAGGAGAGCGCCCGGGAACTGGCACGCGGCGGCACGACGGCGCCCACCGTGGCGTCGGTCGCCCGGCGGTGGGGATTCGTCAGCCCCGCCCACTTCAGCCGCGCGTTCCGCGGTCTCTACGGCCACTCGCCCCGCGAGTGGCGCGGCCTCCGGACGGCCCACGCGGGGGACGCCGGTCGGGGGGCTCGTCCGGCGCCCGGGATATCCGTAGGCTGA
- a CDS encoding VOC family protein, giving the protein MAGEPSFFELGVADPERGRAFYGALFGWTLEPGPTGGGFTIGTDGVPGGLHGGDAQASPYLFFRVPDLDEAMARVSELGGSVGDRGAEDARSAARFGRFALCRDDQGSPFGLHEPPNGR; this is encoded by the coding sequence ATGGCAGGCGAACCGTCGTTCTTCGAACTCGGTGTGGCCGACCCCGAGCGCGGGCGCGCCTTCTACGGCGCCCTCTTCGGCTGGACCCTCGAACCGGGGCCCACGGGCGGCGGCTTCACCATCGGCACCGACGGTGTCCCCGGCGGCCTGCACGGCGGGGACGCGCAGGCGTCCCCGTATCTCTTCTTCCGGGTCCCGGACCTGGACGAGGCGATGGCCCGGGTCAGTGAGCTGGGCGGATCGGTCGGGGACCGGGGCGCGGAGGACGCGCGGTCGGCCGCACGGTTCGGCCGGTTCGCCCTGTGCCGGGACGACCAGGGCTCCCCGTTCGGCCTGCACGAGCCTCCGAACGGACGGTGA